The Triticum aestivum cultivar Chinese Spring chromosome 5A, IWGSC CS RefSeq v2.1, whole genome shotgun sequence genomic sequence AACAAGCTAGGTACTCCTACCGCGTGGTGAGCgatcttcaaatcatttaaaaaaaACTATTTACTGGCGCGCATATACTCCGGCCGGCCCGTGCAATGTGCTACTGTTTTGTAACGTGGAGCTTTGGAAGTGAAAGAAGACCAACACGAGTACTCTAGGTCTGAGCAGCAAGGTGAATGCTGACACCGATGGTGCATTGAAGCGATTATTGGGCCTCAGTTAATAAAGTTCACATGTAGAAGAGCAACTTGTATCATGATGATGtcttgtttagatgggtagtgcaTATATAGATCGCAATCAGCGAGGTATAAGCTTGTCTCTACGGGTGTTAATATTGTCACACAGACAGAGGACACAAGCGCCAGCCGACTTCTAATTACAGATACACGGAACTATTTCGTCGGAGCCCTGCACGACATCATTAACAGGATCTTCTGTGTCTACCCATGTACCTACCAAAGCTAGCGCGATCCATCATGGTAAATACACTTTGGTTCCTGATTGTATAGGCATCCTATatgaattttttttaatattttaataAAAAGTCCGAATAGGTAAGAACTATTTTAAAAAACCACTTGACTTACTTTTGCATTGATATATAAATCTCGACGAAAAAAAACAAAAGTTGACttcacagcaaaaaagacaaaatttgtTTGCTATTAtgggtcactattcacactattttagccAAAATTTTGTCTTTATTAAAAAGAAGTCAAAAGGATATTTTTTCTGTGAAAGGTcaagtttatttaaaaaaaatcaaaaacttttTACTTTCAGTTGAATTACTAATTTTTTTCATATAAGGTGCATATGTCTCCATAGACCAAAAATTCCCCTCCGATCCACCATGCCTCAGCATGCCATATGGTCACGCAAGTATATGCACGTCGCAGAGCGCCCTAGCCAGCTCGGCCGAGACGACGTACTCAAGGTGCCACGGCGCCGGCGCCTCCGCTGCCGTGCCTGCCTCCGAGCCCGCCGAACGGGATGCCACCACCAGCGAACCCTCCGATAGAGATACCGCCAGCTCCCACCACGCCATGCAGCCAAGTGATGCTCCCCACGCCGCCCCCAACGCCGCCAAGCGGACCCGTAACGCCGGTGAAGAAGCCGGCTCCGTTGTTGCCGAAGCCCCCGCCGTAGCCGCCGCCGACGGCCGGGAGGCCCGGCAGGTCACCCATGCCTCCCACGCCCACGAACAGGTTCTTCACGTCCGCCACGCGCGCTCCTGCTGTCACCTGCGCCCTTCTCCGTGGTGGCGGCGGCTTGAAGTGAGGCCTCCGCCACGCCGCCAGCTGAAGCGGGCACGGTCCTCGCAGCCACCACGGCGTGTGCTGCCAGTGCGAACCAGAGCAGGAGCGAG encodes the following:
- the LOC123101676 gene encoding uncharacterized protein, whose protein sequence is MTGCGGDCGLPSVQALPSSPMALLPLPERWCRLSWQIGDAYDVVADTMLLAVGTCWCYSGPGGLAHVSHMSFTVSVICRAAPASTQWQWDCSASGQGEILDRLAGAGSDGARGCRFLLRGDAKAFSYAPLRAQPRSCSGSHWQHTPWWLRGPCPLQLAAWRRPHFKPPPPRRRAQVTAGARVADVKNLFVGVGGMGDLPGLPAVGGGYGGGFGNNGAGFFTGVTGPLGGVGGGVGSITWLHGVVGAGGISIGGFAGGGIPFGGLGGRHGSGGAGAVAP